From the Dunckerocampus dactyliophorus isolate RoL2022-P2 chromosome 12, RoL_Ddac_1.1, whole genome shotgun sequence genome, one window contains:
- the LOC129190806 gene encoding trichohyalin-like isoform X6 gives MSSIEEPSEEPSDVSTEELKRYAVDIGINPETEQEFMWLAKQAMFAQLPPGWSECEDDSGNTTYHNHYLQYSTDEHPSKLHYRKMVAQQRERFQRMSGAILGSEGTQGKKENDALNTVGLFSSGFLSIIGSKHEETASLTPLSFDDDDDGIISEKESIPCSSNSDIEHVPVNLWSKQYKPSGEFQVSDSSICCDSLVETDDKDKETKATQGQTQAIQEHKNIQRPAAICCSQAQQDQKKQEPIKAPIDSGSSDVCITEDSSEPAIRDPSTESSEEQLTVEALDSSVDFDTRLEVYKGEQGEDEETEVAKSLDESVHSPGEKRPDRGSGAEKGKQAPFSSGFLSVIDTWQEEAVCYSPGSSGDGEGIIFDIDSGSDLAEEFGKSQTSHSLKSSEQQMPAEFVYSDNSDCGDSQDEKDAKVNEAVRSPLESGDEAVGGSVHRCSVRQECTDAVADSGTERHNDKQEPINQTIKRTSDAYPAKEMMKPQMCDKTLFKDENYELPQQQDTSESDTSPSDETTGIETSDTTTTQTTSSSETSPTEKTTESPSDDRSPELSQQQVSQLDTDSCGCGRQQKMDGEEEETAKRFAVVHMLTANNDHVCGSRSIEPTPERMHFQVVISQYVADAADEHDDDEEVTRVPSDFVYDDSFGCYDSRQKMVVDGGGEEEEEETDKSMDSSGSVSFDSQLKRGFKGQREDEDSEGTQSQYEPGHNSFGEDIQIHQEWKLDKPAKISGKKIHSLARNTESPKQKLSVFLECRTYVCPGSQHVVPLQEEVDDENVAAKSQDEEDKEEPSQVPALLVEFLDSSNSASEEREDNYTEAYKSSQDDPSCDEVYNHRVVHQHEHIQCTDVVEYSEANQGKENDQSTQTPVLDSDDSVSSSQLEVDVNKEGVVEEASTSKSLDETGTDFFGEDVDSVREDHWYEHIQCPASGVSQVEPYKVKKNTVKTPGSQPPYTSSAAIVAIDGELHQQSCHPHLFVKVQTELSLGQGRMHFHQEELRGLEEDGEEHLKIKSEARMLVCQEAKCKHEEEEEEHLKGGVQLRLRVQQEELQTQEDKEEEHLKRQQKEARMHLRQEELWNEEDEQLVREKEKGEDEEEKLRREEEEKADHLKSGKEMIICIPQEQMSSEGDEKLKSDVEIRIQIHQEVLKKDGEEHLMKEKQMRRQLSEEKPRRGEEEAEHLMREKQMRRQLSEEKPRRGEEEAEHPMKEKQTRRQLSEEKPSREKKEEAGEKLKREMETTYLWQEELSTEEKNEVEQLKREKEVRATVFQVGLMREEHEETEQFMREKGIRIHHCEEQLSTEEEEEVDQLKMEKGRRICLCLEDLRREEEEEVERLKMDIYMRKCLLQDELSADFKKEMQMRVQFCQDELRKEEEEEVEKLRKEKEIRIYKQKEKLMTEEDEEVAQLKKEKERRICDCLKELRRQEEEEVEQLIQKKDTRMRRHMQQLNKDEETVNHVQKEPIKEKEQESSNNMDMRKNLQADLSSVTVEAERAKRQKDLTCRRQQEDPKREEEKDEQSRKEKDARIRLGQEDEMRKDWRNAHFLQDKQITDEKELKQLKKEKEKRMRLYQEKLRKEEEDEIESLKREHVAKVCLHKEALNREEEKEMEQLERQKEARMRARQQEVRREEEIEMGRLKRGKQTKATHHGVNLRNEEEEAERLRREEMMALLYLEELKRAEEEDLESLKMDIMRRWLRQGEVKKEQQEDVLKTERETRAPPHHGLSRGGKNERLKREEEERMYICQEELSTEEEEELEQIKREKQKSSRKDKVEEAERKMLRKEGEEVTERLKKKGQKHVPQEELEEERDEAKQFNWEKEKGRRGQPAELGREDENFEMRKREKVLKRRVSQENLRSAEEEAVGGLIGEKEKLIQLSQQEKKEDVTVLTMEKQRIHLCQEELKREEDEVKQLERQKENRIRQHQEDLRIEEENEADELRREKEARIRGLREELKAEEEEETERLKRDKEKRMRLLQEELRREEEEDRLKWENDRRIWHHQEELTRQEEEKWSRIDRQKRMRLHLEKLRIEEEETAERLKREKERRMQLHREELRREEAAEVEQLRREKEKRISFLQGELKREEEEQQYRREKEKRMLYCQERLHKEEDDTVNLFKRAREKKMHYCQTELKQEEGEEAERLNGEKHRIRLLQDELRREADKLIERLMYEKEHRTRLRHMDLSGEEEERKLKTEYKEKLRALRLCLLAKRKEEEALLNKLSDQKEGLSESVQKEPDEEQFKLRHDRGC, from the exons ATGAGCAGCATTGAGGAGCCCAGTGAAGAACCATCAGATGTGTCTACTGAAG AGCTCAAGCGCTATGCAGTGGACATAGGGATTAATCCAGAGACAGAGCAAGAGTTTATGTGGCTTGCCAAGCAGGCCATGTTTGCTCAGCTACCTCCAGGATGGTCGGAGTG CGAAGATGACAGCGGGAACACCACCTATCACAACCACTACTTGCAATATAGCACAGACGAACACCCCAGCAAATTGCATTACCGTAAGATGGTGGCCCAGCAACGGGAACGCTTTCAGCGCATGAGTGGTGCTATTCTAGGCTCAGAAGGCACACAGGGCAAGAAAGAGAATGATGCACTTAATACAGTG GGCCTATTTAGCAGTGGATTCTTGAGTATAATAGGCAGCAAGCACGAAGAAACAGCGTCTCTGACACCCTTGagctttgatgatgatgatgacggcaTCATCTCTGAAAAGGAG TCAATTCCTTGTTCTTCTAACAGTGATATTGAGCACGTCCCAGTAAACCTGTGGAGTAAACAATACAAG CCGTCTGGAGAGTTTCAGGTCTCCGATAGTTCCATTTGCTGTGACAGTCTGGTGGAGACGGATGATAAAGACAAAGAGACCAAGGCTACTCAGGG CCAGACGCAGGCGATACAGGAGCACAAAAATATCCAGCGCCCTGCCGCCATTTGTTGCTCACAAGCCCAACAGGACCAGAAGAAACAGGAGCCTATCAAAGCACCCATA GATTCAGGAAGCAGTGATGTATGCATAACAGAGGATAGCAGTGAACCAGCAATTCGGGACCCGAGCACTGAATCGTCAGAGGAACAG CTCACAGTTGAGGCTCTGGACAGTTCTGTTGACTTTGACACTCGTCTGGAAGTATATAAAGGAGAGCAAGGTGAAGATGAAGAGACTGAGGTTGCTAAGAG CCTAGATGAATCTGTGCACAGTCCTGGTGAAAAACGCCCAGACAGAGGTTCAGGAGCTGAAAAGGGCAAGCAA GCTCCATTTAGTAGTGGATTCCTCAGCGTTATAGACACTTGGCAAGAAGAAGCAGTCTGTTATTCTCCGGGCAGCTCTGGTGATGGAGAAGGCATCATCTTTGACATT GACAGTGGCAGCGATTTAGCAGAGGAGTTTGGGAAGTCTCAAACCAGCCACAGTCTTAAGTCATCAGAGCAGCAG ATGCCGGCAGAGTTTGTGTACTCCGACAATTCTGATTGCGGTGACAGTCAGGATGAGAAGGACGCCAAAGTGAATGAGGCTGTTCGcag TCCACTTGAGTCTGGGGATGAAGCTGTTGGTGGTAGTGTCCACAGGTGCAGTGTGCGTCAAGAGTGCACTGATGCTGTGGCAGACTCAGGAACGGAACGACACAACGACAAACAGGAGCCTATCAACCAAACA ATTAAAAGAACATCGGATGCATATCCAGCAAAGGAGATGATGAAGCCACAAATGTGTGACAAGACACTTTTTAAGGATGAGAATTATGAGTTACCTCAGCAACAG GATACAAGTGAAAGTGATACAAGTCCATCAGATGAGACCACTGGGATAGAAACATCAGACACTACCACAACACAG ACTACAAGTAGCAGTGAAACAAGTCCAACAGAGAAGACCACCGAGTCACCTTCTGATGACCGCAGTCCTGAATTATCACAGCAACAG GTATCACAACTGGACACTGACAGTTGTGGTTGTGGCAGAcagcagaaaatggatggggaGGAAGAAGAGACTGCTAAGAGGTTTGCTGTTGTTCACATGCTCACGGCAAATAATGACCACGTTTGTGGAAGTAGATCAATAGAACCAACTCCAGAACGGATGCATTTCCAAGTTGTTATTag CCAATATGTGGCTGACGCAGCCGATGAACATGACGATGATGAAGAAGTAACTCGG GTCCCGTCAGACTTTGTTTATGACGACAGTTTTGGTTGCTATGACAGTAGGCAAAAGATGGTTGTCGAtgggggaggagaggaggaggaagaggagacagACAAGAG TATGGACTCCAGTGGTTCTGTTTCCTTTGATAGTCAGCTGAAGAGAGGTTTCAAAGGACAACGGGAGGATGAGGATTCTGAGGGTACCCAGAG CCAATATGAGCCTGGACACAACTCCTTTGGTGAAGACATCCAGATACACCAGGAGTGGAAACTGGACAAGCCTGCCAAAATatctgggaaaaaaatccattctTTGGCCCGCAATACTGAATCCCCAAAGCAAAAG CTGTCAGTGTTTCTGGAGTGCCGTACTTATGTTTGCCCTGGTAGTCAGCATGTCGTCCCTCTCCAAGAAGAGGTGGATGACGAGAATGTGGCTGCCAAgag CcaagatgaagaggacaaagagGAGCCAAGTCAAGTCCCTGCA CTGTTGGTAGAGTTTTTGGACTCCAGCAATTCTGCTTCTGAAGAAAGGGAGGATAATTACACTGAGGCTTACAAGAG TAGCCAAGATGACCCTTCATGTGATGAAGTCTACAATCACCGGGTGGTTCACCAGCATGAACACATCCAGTGCACTGATGTTGTTGAGTACTCAGAAGCCAATCAGGGCAAGGAAAACGATCAGTCTACCCAAACCCCTGTA TTAGACTCAGATGATTCTGTTTCCAGCAGTCAGCTGGAAGTGGATGTGAACAAGGAAGGGGTTGTGGAGGAGGCCAGTACTTCCAAGAG CCTGGATGAAACAGGGACAGACTTTTTTGGTGAAGATGTGGACAGCGTCCGGGAGGATCACTGGTATGAACACATTCAGTGTCCTGCAAGTGGGGTTTCTCAAGTCGAACCGTACAAGGTGAAGAAAAACACCGTCAAAACACCAGGA TCTCAACCACCATACACCAGTAGCGCTGCCATTGTGGCCATTGATGGAGAATTGCATCAGCAGTCCTGTCATCCGCATCTTTTTGTCAAG GTACAGACAGAGCTGTCATTGGGGCAGGGGAGAATGCATTTCCACCAGGAAGAGCTTAGAGGACTGGAGGAGGATGGAGaggaacatttaaaaataaaaagtgaggCAAGAATGCTTGTCTGCCAGGAAGCAAAATGTAAAcatgaggaggaagaagaggaacatTTAAAGGGAGGTGTTCAGTTAAGATTGCGTGTCCAACAAGAAGAGCTGCAGACACAGGAGGACAAAGAAGAGGAACATTTAAAGAGACAACAAAAGGAGGCAAGAATGCAtctccgccaggaggagctatGGAACGAAGAAGATGAACAATTAGTGAGGGAAAAGGAGAAGGGGGAAGACGAGGAGGAGAAACTGAGgcgggaggaagaggagaaggcgGATCATTTAAAGAGTGGGAAGGAAATGATCATTTGTATCCCCCAGGAGCAGATGAGTAGTGAAGgagatgaaaagttgaaaagtGATGTGGAAATAAGAATACAGATTCACCAGGAGGTGCTGAAGAAAGACGGAGAGGAGCACCTGATGAAGGAAAAGCAAATGAGAAGACAGCTCAGCGAGGAGAAACCGAGGAGAGGTGAAGAGGAGGCAGAGCACCTGATGAGGGAAAAGCAAATGAGAAGACAGCTCAGCGAGGAGAAACCGaggagaggagaagaggaggcagAGCACCCGATGAAGGAAAAGCAAACGAGAAGACAGCTCAGCGAGGAGAAACCGAGTCGAGAgaaaaaggaggaggcaggggaGAAGTTGAAAAGAGAGATGGAAACAACATATCTCTGGCAGGAGGAACTCAgtacagaggaaaaaaatgaggtTGAACAGTTAAAAAGGGAAAAAGAGGTGAGAGCAACAGTCTTCCAAGTGGGGCTGATGAGGGAGGAACATGAGGAGACAGAGCAGTTTATGAGGGAGAAGGGGATCAGAATACATCACTGCGAGGAGCAGCTCAGcactgaggaagaggaggaggtggaccAACTGAAGATGGAAAAAGGGAGAAGAATCTGTCTCTGCCTGGAAGACCTaaggagagaggaagaggaggaggtggaacGGCTGAAGATGGACATTTATATGAGAAAATGTCTCCTCCAGGACGAGCTTAGTGCAGACTTTAAGAAGGAGATGCAGATGAGAGTGCAGTTCTGTCAGGATGAGCTGagaaaggaggaagaggaagaggtagAGAAACTGAGGAAGGAGAAGGAGATAAGAATATATAAACAAAAAGAGAAGCTGATGacagaggaagatgaggaggtCGCACAATTAAAGAAGGAGAAAGAGAGAAGAATCTGTGACTGCCTTAAGGAGCTCAGgagacaggaggaggaggaagtggagcAATTGATACAGAAAAAAGACACGAGAATGCGACGCCACATGCAACAGCTTAATAAAGACGAGGAGACCGTAAATCATGTCCAGAAAGAACCGATAAAAGAGAAGGAGCAGGAATCGTCGAACAACATGGATATGAGAAAAAATCTCCAGGCGGACCTTAGCAGCGTGACAGTAGAGGCTGAGCGAGCAAAGAGACAAAAAGACTTGACATGTCGTCGCCAACAGGAGGACCCgaaaagagaagaagagaaggatGAGCAATCGAGGAAGGAGAAAGATGCTAGAATTCGACTCGGCCAGGAGGATGAAATGAGGAAGGACTGGAGAAACGCTCACTTCCTGCAGGACAAACAGATCACAGACGAGAAGGAGTTAAAGCAGCTAAAGAAGGAGAAAGAGAAGAGAATGAGGCTTTACCAGGAGAAGCTgaggaaagaagaagaggatgaGATAGAGTCCTTGAAGAGAGAACACGTGGCAAAAGTGTGTCTTCACAAGGAAGCGCTGAACAGAGAGGAAGAAAAAGAGATGGAGCAGTTGGAGAGACAAAAGGAAGCAAGAATGCGTGCCCGCCAGCAGGAGGTGAGAAGAGAGGAAGAAATTGAGATGGGGCGATTAAAAAGGGGAAAGCAGACAAAAGCAACGCACCACGGAGTGAATCTGAGgaacgaggaagaggaggcagaGCGGCTGAGGAGAGAGGAGATGATGGCACTCCTCTACCTGGAAGAACTGAAGAGAGCAGAAGAGGAAGATTTAGAGAGTTTGAAAATGGATATAATGAGAAGGTGGCTACGCCAAGGGGAGGTGAAAAAAGAGCAACAGGAGGATGTACTGAAGACGGAGAGGGAGACAAGAGCACCGCCTCACCATGGTCTAAGTAGAGGGGGTAAGAATGAGCGGTtgaagagggaggaggaggaaagaaTGTATATCTGCCAAGAGGAACTTAGcacagaggaagaggaggagttgGAACAAATAAAGAGGGAAAAGCAGAAAAGTAGCCGGAAAGACAAAGTGGAGGAGGCAGAAAGGAAAATGCTGAGGAAAGAGGGAGAGGAGGTCACAGAACGATTAAAGAAGAAGGGTCAGAAACATGTCCCCCAAGAAGAACTGGAAGAGGAAAGGGATGAAGCAAAGCAGTTTAAttgggaaaaagaaaaaggtagGCGTGGCCAGCCGGCAGAGCTTGGAAGGGAGGATGAGAACTTTGAGATGAGAAAGAGGGAAAAGGTATTGAAAAGACGAGTCAGTCAGGAGAACCTGAGGAGTGCGGAAGAAGAGGCGGTGGGAGGGTTAATTGGGGAAAAGGAAAAGTTAATCCAGCTCTcccagcaggaaaaaaaagaggatgTGACAGTTTTGACAATGGAAAAACAGAGAATTCATCTTTGCCAAGAGGAGTTGAAGAGAGAAGAAGACGAGGTGAAGCAGTTAGAACGACAAAAGGAGAATCGAATCCGCCAACACCAGGAAGACCTGagaatagaagaagaaaatgaggCGGATGAATTAAGGAGAGAAAAGGAGGCGAGAATACGTGGTCTCCGGGAAGAACTGaaggcagaggaagaggaggagactgAGAGGTTAAAGAGGGACAAAGAGAAGAGAATGCGTCTCCTCCAAGAGGAGCTTaggagagaggaagaggaagaccgACTGAAGTGGGAAAATGACAGGAGAATATGGCATCACCAAGAGGAACTGACCAGACAGGAAGAGGAGAAGTGGTCTAGGATAGACCGGCAGAAAAGAATGCGTCTCCATTTGGAGAAGCTGAGGATTGAGGAAGAGGAGACAGCAGAGCGGTTGAAGAGAGAAAAGGAGAGGAGGATGCAGCttcaccgggaggagctgaGAAGAGAGGAAGCAGCAGAAGTGGAACAATTACGGAGGGAAAAAGAGAAGCGAATAAGTTTTCTCCAGGGGGAGCTTaagagagaagaggaggagcaACAATACAGAAGGGAGAAGGAAAAGAGAATGCTTTATTGCCAGGAAAGGTTACACAAAGAGGAAGATGATACGGTGAATCTCTtcaagagagcgagagagaagaAAATGCATTACTGTCAAACGGAATTGAAGCAAGAGGAAGGAGAGGAAGCAGAGAGGTTGAACGGAGAAAAACATAGAATTCGCCTTCTCCAGGATGAGCTGAGGAGAGAGGCAGACAAGTTGATTGAGCGACTGATGTATGAGAAGGAGCACAGGACGCGTCTCCGACATATGGACCTAAgtggagaagaggaggagaggaaaCTGAAAACTGAGTACAAAGAAAAGCTGAG GGCCCTGCGACTGTGTCTTCTCGCCAAGAGGAAAGAAGAGGAAGCATTGTTGAACAAATTATCTGACCAGAAAGAAGGATTATCTGAATCTGTCCagaaggagccagatgaggaaCAATTTAAGCTCAG